The sequence below is a genomic window from Candidatus Yanofskybacteria bacterium.
GTCTGTGTATGAAAACATATTTGCCAAAACGCTCTAATATCCACCTCCCGCCTGACCTGCCTATCCAAAATAAAATTATTGAACCGGCCAAGTTGGCTAACGTGGCCGTTAGAATGATGAGCCAAATATTAAGTCCCCCCAACGCGGCCAAGAATCCTGAAAATGGAACAACCACCTCTGATGGTATCGGTATAGCAGCACTTTCAAGGGCCGACAAAAGAAAAATTCCGGCATAACCGGTTTTTCTAATAATCACAAGTGCCCACTCACTTATATAAGAAACTAATTCAATCATTTTAAATAGTCGTTTCTCTTAATAACTGCGCCGCCTCATCTGGGTCAATGGCGTTGATCTCTATATCAGTTCCCAACTCAAATCCTCCTAACTTGCTGAATCTGGGCAGTATTTCAATATGCCAGCTGTAATAATCATGGTCGTGCGATGATTCTCTAGACGCCGTATGGATAAAAAAACTTAAACTTGGACTATTTAATGCTTTTTTTATTTTTTTCAAAGAAGCAAGGAGCACATCAGCCAGCTCATCGTCAAAATCATCCGACAACTCTTCAAAATGAGGCTGGCCATTTTTCATAAATATTCTAACTTCATATGGATTTTTGGATACAAAGGGACAAAATGCCACACTCTTTCCGTGTTTTTTAAAAAAATCATGTGAGCCTCCGATGCTTCTTGCCACATCCGGAGGCAATATGGGAAGTGACATTATTTGGCTATGAGGATGGTAAATACTGGCTCCGGAATCAGGACCAATATTATGAAAAATAAGAACATAGCGGACACAGTCGCTGGTATTCATAATTTCTCTATATCTCCTTTTGTATGCCCTCACAACATCTATCATTTCTTTCTGAGAAAAATCTGTCATATGCCTGTCATGGTCTTTGTATATGAACAAGTCATGGTCTCCAACAGCCGAGTGAAT
It includes:
- a CDS encoding DUF4931 domain-containing protein; the encoded protein is MLNEFRQDIVSGDWVLFATERAGRPHQQLNGNNLEFISKDACPFEDLVGSGNEPVWFYPNRKSWTIAVIKNKFPAVKPGICSPESSVGPFKIHSAVGDHDLFIYKDHDRHMTDFSQKEMIDVVRAYKRRYREIMNTSDCVRYVLIFHNIGPDSGASIYHPHSQIMSLPILPPDVARSIGGSHDFFKKHGKSVAFCPFVSKNPYEVRIFMKNGQPHFEELSDDFDDELADVLLASLKKIKKALNSPSLSFFIHTASRESSHDHDYYSWHIEILPRFSKLGGFELGTDIEINAIDPDEAAQLLRETTI